One window from the genome of Jiangella alba encodes:
- a CDS encoding FAD binding domain-containing protein: MKPPPFAYARAESLEHALALLDEAGEDAKVLAGGQSLVPLLAYRLARPTHLVDIGRLPGLDTLRADDTGLVVGALVRHHELERSAVLSGPWQVLREAAALIGHHPIRIRGTLGGSLAHADPAAELPVAATALDASVTVRSSGGERAIPAAEFFAGPFMTVLEPEEIVVDLRCPAPPAGLRSAFAEFSPRAGDFAFVSVAVAVALDDGGRVTHARVVLGCVAARPLRAGEAEDALLGSALTEQDIDAAARAAAAGCDPADGPHASATFRRELVAVLVGRTLRRLREDHP; the protein is encoded by the coding sequence GTGAAGCCGCCGCCGTTCGCCTACGCCCGCGCCGAGTCGCTCGAGCACGCGCTGGCGCTGCTGGACGAGGCCGGCGAGGACGCCAAGGTGCTGGCCGGCGGGCAGAGCCTCGTCCCGCTGCTGGCCTACCGCCTCGCCCGGCCGACCCATCTGGTCGACATCGGCCGCCTGCCCGGACTGGACACCCTGCGCGCCGACGACACCGGGCTCGTCGTCGGCGCGCTGGTCCGTCACCACGAGCTGGAGCGGTCGGCCGTCCTGAGCGGTCCGTGGCAGGTCCTGCGCGAGGCCGCCGCGCTCATCGGGCACCATCCCATCCGCATCCGCGGCACGCTCGGCGGCAGCCTGGCGCACGCCGACCCCGCGGCCGAGCTGCCGGTGGCCGCCACCGCCCTGGACGCGTCGGTCACGGTGCGCTCCAGCGGCGGCGAACGGGCGATTCCGGCCGCGGAGTTCTTCGCCGGCCCGTTCATGACCGTGCTGGAGCCGGAGGAGATCGTCGTCGACCTCCGGTGCCCGGCCCCGCCGGCGGGCCTGCGCAGCGCGTTCGCCGAGTTCAGCCCGCGGGCGGGCGACTTCGCGTTCGTCTCCGTCGCCGTGGCCGTCGCGCTGGACGACGGCGGCCGGGTCACGCACGCACGCGTCGTCCTGGGCTGTGTCGCCGCACGTCCGCTGCGCGCGGGCGAGGCCGAGGACGCACTGCTGGGCTCGGCCCTGACCGAGCAGGACATCGACGCCGCCGCCCGCGCGGCGGCCGCGGGCTGCGACCCCGCCGACGGCCCGCACGCGAGCGCGACGTTCCGGCGCGAGCTGGTCGCCGTCCTGGTGGGGCGGACCCTGCGACGGCTGAGGGAGGACCACCCATGA
- a CDS encoding xanthine dehydrogenase family protein molybdopterin-binding subunit, with the protein MTRVRGLVGADVERLADLPLLTGAARYVADVCRDGEVHARIVRSQVAHARIAGIDTADAAAMPGVLAVITADDLPDVRIPIRLPLADTPRARRVLQPPLARGVVRYVGEPIAVVVATDPYLAEDAAELVDVDLDELDVVADLASAADLGAPVLHPGLGDNVVSSYPLRHGDVDAAFARADVVVRERLRMHRHTAVPMETRGAIAEIDPVTGRLTLWGGAKVKHAVRAALGEMLAIDPADIRIVEVSVGGGFGVRGEAYPEDYLVAFLALRLGRPVKWIEDRTEHFVATNHAREQEHELEIAATADGRLLAFRDRAWCDQGAYARSQGTLPELLPALHLPGPYRWEAFALETTGVLTNRTPVGTYRGPGMTEAAFVRERLLDVLAGRLGLDPAELRRRNLIRDDDLPFTWSLDAGSAPVPPISYLSGAFGSSFETLLARAGYDELRREAAARSGDGVSAGVGVATYVEVGAMGPFEDARIVPAADGSFVVHVGVASLGQGVETVLAQVAGDELGVPMDRLRVDHHDTDAVPMGFGAFASRSTPVAGNAVLLAARDLRAKAAKLLGAEPGDVEFRDGRAHAPGGASCPLQEVGEGRARFDKPHPTFSFGAALSVVEVERDTGRVRVVRHVVAHDVGRAVNPALVRGQLAGAASQGIGAALLEELSYDERAQPMATTLGDYRLPSAGELPDVEVIVLEHPAPGNPLGAKGAGESGMVGTPAAVANAVADALGAAGARVTTLPLTADRVRALLREAT; encoded by the coding sequence ATGACCCGAGTCCGCGGACTCGTCGGCGCCGACGTCGAACGGCTCGCCGACCTCCCGCTGCTCACCGGCGCGGCGCGGTACGTCGCCGACGTGTGTCGCGACGGCGAGGTGCACGCCAGGATCGTGCGCAGCCAGGTGGCCCACGCACGGATCGCCGGCATCGACACCGCCGACGCCGCGGCCATGCCCGGCGTGCTGGCGGTCATCACCGCCGACGACCTCCCCGACGTGCGCATCCCTATCCGGCTGCCGCTCGCCGACACGCCCCGGGCCAGACGGGTGCTCCAGCCGCCGCTGGCCCGGGGCGTCGTCCGGTACGTGGGCGAGCCGATCGCCGTCGTCGTCGCCACCGACCCCTACCTGGCCGAGGACGCCGCCGAGCTGGTCGACGTCGACCTCGACGAGCTCGACGTCGTCGCGGACCTCGCCAGCGCGGCGGACCTCGGCGCGCCGGTGCTCCACCCCGGCCTCGGCGACAACGTCGTCAGCAGCTACCCGCTGCGCCACGGCGACGTCGACGCGGCGTTCGCCCGGGCCGACGTCGTCGTCCGCGAGCGGCTGCGGATGCACCGGCACACCGCCGTCCCGATGGAGACGCGCGGCGCCATCGCCGAGATCGACCCCGTCACCGGCCGGCTCACGCTCTGGGGCGGCGCGAAGGTGAAGCACGCCGTGCGCGCGGCGCTCGGCGAGATGCTGGCGATCGACCCGGCGGACATCAGGATCGTCGAGGTGAGCGTCGGCGGTGGCTTCGGTGTGCGCGGCGAGGCCTACCCGGAGGACTACCTCGTGGCGTTCCTGGCGCTGCGGCTGGGGCGTCCGGTCAAGTGGATCGAGGACCGCACCGAGCACTTCGTGGCCACCAACCACGCCCGCGAGCAGGAGCACGAGCTCGAGATCGCCGCGACGGCCGACGGCCGGCTGCTCGCCTTCCGCGACCGCGCCTGGTGCGACCAGGGCGCCTACGCGAGGTCGCAGGGCACGCTGCCGGAGCTGCTGCCGGCGCTGCACCTGCCGGGCCCGTACCGGTGGGAGGCGTTCGCGCTGGAGACCACGGGCGTTCTCACCAACCGCACGCCGGTCGGCACCTACCGCGGGCCGGGCATGACGGAGGCGGCGTTCGTCCGCGAGCGGCTGCTGGACGTCCTGGCGGGGCGGCTGGGGCTCGACCCGGCCGAGCTGCGCCGGCGCAACCTCATCCGCGACGACGACCTGCCGTTCACCTGGTCGCTCGACGCCGGATCGGCGCCGGTCCCGCCGATCAGCTACCTGAGCGGCGCGTTCGGGTCGTCCTTCGAGACCCTGCTCGCGCGGGCCGGCTACGACGAGCTCCGCCGCGAGGCGGCGGCCAGGTCCGGCGACGGCGTCAGCGCGGGCGTCGGCGTCGCCACCTACGTCGAGGTGGGCGCCATGGGCCCGTTCGAGGACGCGCGCATCGTGCCCGCCGCGGACGGGAGCTTCGTCGTCCACGTCGGGGTCGCGTCGCTGGGCCAGGGCGTCGAGACGGTGCTGGCGCAGGTCGCGGGCGACGAGCTCGGCGTGCCGATGGACCGCCTGCGCGTCGACCACCACGACACCGACGCCGTCCCCATGGGGTTCGGGGCGTTCGCCAGCCGGTCCACCCCCGTGGCCGGCAACGCGGTGCTGCTGGCCGCCCGCGACCTGCGCGCCAAGGCCGCGAAGCTGCTGGGGGCCGAGCCCGGCGACGTGGAGTTCCGCGACGGGCGCGCGCACGCCCCCGGGGGCGCGTCGTGCCCGCTCCAGGAGGTGGGCGAGGGCCGGGCGCGCTTCGACAAGCCGCATCCGACGTTCTCGTTCGGCGCCGCGCTCAGCGTGGTGGAGGTCGAGCGCGATACCGGGCGGGTGCGCGTCGTGCGCCACGTCGTCGCCCACGACGTCGGCCGCGCGGTGAACCCGGCCCTGGTCCGCGGCCAGCTGGCGGGCGCGGCGAGCCAGGGCATCGGCGCCGCGCTGCTGGAGGAGCTCAGCTACGACGAGCGGGCCCAGCCGATGGCGACGACGCTCGGCGACTACCGCCTCCCGTCGGCCGGTGAGCTGCCCGACGTCGAGGTGATCGTCCTCGAGCACCCCGCACCGGGCAACCCGCTGGGCGCCAAGGGCGCGGGGGAGTCCGGCATGGTCGGGACGCCGGCCGCCGTGGCCAACGCGGTCGCCGACGCGCTGGGCGCGGCCGGCGCCCGGGTGACCACCTTGCCGCTCACCGCCGACCGCGTCCGCGCGCTGCTGCGCGAGGCCACATGA
- a CDS encoding PadR family transcriptional regulator encodes MSLRHALLATLTAQPMTGYELIKYFDGSIAYVWSAPHSQIYPELRRMERDGLIDADVVPRGDRAQKRVYSINDAGRAELRRWSGELIPYQSERDAYRLKAAHFEQSSYDAARRQLHEHIGHYARALQGWQHMLDDLDARRVSLLRERLSRRPEAEHEAIVAFRKFAFEGEVAKAQMEIDWARKGLALLDDLEQRGVPLAGDDNP; translated from the coding sequence ATGTCGCTGCGCCACGCGCTGCTCGCCACCCTCACCGCCCAGCCCATGACCGGGTACGAGCTGATCAAGTACTTCGACGGCAGCATCGCCTACGTCTGGAGCGCGCCGCACAGCCAGATCTACCCTGAGCTGCGGCGCATGGAGCGCGACGGCCTGATCGACGCCGACGTCGTGCCGCGTGGCGACCGCGCGCAGAAGCGGGTCTACTCGATCAACGACGCCGGTAGGGCCGAGCTGCGGCGGTGGTCCGGCGAGCTCATCCCGTACCAGTCCGAGCGCGACGCCTACCGGCTCAAGGCCGCCCACTTCGAGCAGTCCAGCTACGACGCGGCGCGGCGCCAGCTGCACGAGCACATCGGCCACTACGCGCGGGCCCTGCAGGGCTGGCAGCACATGCTCGACGACCTCGACGCCCGCCGCGTCTCGCTGCTGCGCGAGCGGCTCAGCCGGCGGCCCGAGGCCGAGCACGAGGCGATCGTCGCGTTCCGCAAGTTCGCCTTCGAGGGCGAGGTGGCGAAGGCGCAGATGGAGATCGACTGGGCGCGCAAGGGGCTGGCCCTGCTGGACGACCTCGAACAGCGCGGCGTCCCCCTGGCCGGCGACGACAACCCCTAG
- a CDS encoding RNA polymerase subunit sigma-70, producing the protein MSVDAWLAELGVGGLGEAGEAEFSGLAQRHRRELHVHCYRMLGSFEDAEDTVQETFLRAWRRRETFEGRSTLRAWLYRIATNACLDLLAKRRPEPATGGEVLWLQPYPDRLLDELPAGDADEPEAVAVARETIELAYLVAVQHLAPRPRAVLILRDVLGWPAKDVAELLGDSVNSVNSALQRARAGMREHLPAERQDWTGDEDDAGTRELVRRYTDASVATDVDALAALLRDDVRCSMPPTPGLHIGRDAVVTNWVDDGFERMEGLRAVSTAVNRQPAVAFYQWREDAGAYLPLTIDVLRATGGAITEIVTFHADRFPRLGLPERLAADGGTA; encoded by the coding sequence ATGAGTGTGGATGCGTGGCTGGCGGAACTGGGCGTCGGCGGCCTGGGCGAGGCCGGCGAGGCGGAGTTCTCGGGGCTGGCGCAGCGGCACCGGCGGGAGCTGCACGTGCACTGCTACCGGATGCTCGGGTCGTTCGAGGACGCCGAGGACACCGTGCAGGAGACGTTCCTCCGTGCGTGGCGGCGGCGCGAGACGTTCGAGGGGCGGTCGACGCTGCGGGCGTGGCTGTACCGCATCGCCACCAACGCCTGCCTGGACCTGCTCGCCAAGCGCCGCCCCGAGCCCGCGACCGGCGGCGAGGTGCTGTGGCTGCAGCCCTACCCGGACCGGCTGCTGGACGAGCTGCCCGCGGGTGACGCGGACGAGCCCGAGGCCGTCGCCGTGGCGCGGGAGACGATCGAGCTGGCGTACCTGGTCGCGGTCCAGCACCTCGCGCCTCGACCGCGGGCCGTGCTGATCCTGCGCGACGTGCTCGGCTGGCCGGCGAAAGACGTCGCGGAGCTGCTCGGCGACTCCGTCAACTCCGTGAACAGCGCGCTGCAGCGGGCCCGCGCCGGCATGCGCGAGCACCTGCCCGCCGAGCGGCAGGACTGGACCGGCGACGAGGACGACGCCGGGACGCGCGAGCTGGTGCGCCGCTACACCGACGCCAGTGTCGCCACGGACGTCGACGCGCTGGCCGCGCTGCTGCGCGACGACGTCCGCTGCTCGATGCCGCCCACGCCGGGCCTGCACATCGGCCGCGACGCCGTGGTGACCAACTGGGTCGACGACGGCTTCGAGCGCATGGAGGGCCTGCGCGCCGTCTCCACCGCCGTGAACCGCCAGCCCGCCGTCGCCTTCTACCAGTGGCGCGAGGACGCCGGCGCGTACCTCCCCCTGACGATCGACGTCCTGCGCGCCACCGGCGGGGCGATCACCGAGATCGTCACGTTCCACGCCGACCGGTTCCCGCGGCTCGGGCTGCCGGAGCGCCTGGCCGCGGACGGAGGGACGGCATGA
- a CDS encoding DUF6069 family protein, protein MSGLAGTGALAALTAVTATTLAGALARAAGVDFEVSGGDTIPVAGLAVVTGVFSVVGVVIAAALLRWSARPARRFVWTAVTLTAISLVPPLLFGANAATTVTLVGLHLLAAAVMIPALTRSLRVRAA, encoded by the coding sequence ATGAGCGGGCTCGCCGGCACCGGCGCCCTCGCCGCGCTCACGGCGGTGACCGCCACCACCCTCGCCGGTGCGCTGGCCCGGGCCGCCGGCGTCGACTTCGAGGTCTCCGGCGGCGACACGATCCCGGTGGCCGGGCTCGCCGTGGTGACCGGCGTCTTCTCGGTCGTCGGCGTCGTCATCGCCGCCGCGCTGCTGCGGTGGAGCGCCCGCCCCGCGCGGCGGTTCGTGTGGACGGCGGTGACGCTGACCGCGATCTCGCTGGTGCCGCCGCTGCTCTTCGGGGCGAACGCCGCCACCACCGTCACCCTCGTCGGGCTGCACCTCCTCGCCGCGGCGGTGATGATCCCCGCCCTGACGCGGAGCCTGCGCGTCAGGGCCGCCTAG
- a CDS encoding IS481 family transposase produces MSHANATLAPAGRLRLARLVVDKRWSYARAAERFSVSITTARRWADRYRELGEPGMVDRSSRPRRSPNQLPKRIEHRVVKLRVTRRWGPARIAYHLGLNPSTVHQVLVRYRCPRLKWTDPATGTRIKTSSRDKNRYEHATPGDLIHVDIKKLGRIPDGGGWRMFGRGSEQARRANAAADHAARAGASPSRGYVYLHHAVDDHSRLAYSEILTDERKETAAAFWTRANAHFAAHSITVKAVLTDNGSCYRSRLWAKTLGKKIKHRRTRPYRPQTNGKVERFNRTLLEEWAYACAYRSEADRAAAYPTWLHHYNHHRGHTSLNGKSPIDRVPNLPGQNI; encoded by the coding sequence GTGTCCCACGCTAACGCCACCCTCGCTCCAGCCGGACGACTACGTCTGGCTCGGCTCGTCGTCGACAAGCGCTGGTCGTATGCCCGAGCGGCCGAACGGTTCTCAGTCAGCATCACCACTGCGCGTCGCTGGGCCGACCGCTACCGCGAACTCGGCGAGCCCGGCATGGTCGACCGGTCCTCGCGTCCGCGACGCAGCCCGAACCAGCTGCCCAAGCGCATCGAGCACCGGGTCGTGAAGCTGCGGGTGACTCGACGTTGGGGCCCGGCCCGGATCGCCTACCACCTGGGCCTGAACCCCTCGACTGTCCACCAGGTGCTGGTCCGGTACCGATGCCCGCGGTTGAAGTGGACCGATCCGGCCACCGGCACCCGGATCAAGACCTCCTCGCGCGACAAGAACCGCTACGAGCACGCCACGCCCGGCGACCTGATCCACGTCGACATCAAGAAGCTCGGCCGGATCCCCGACGGCGGCGGCTGGCGGATGTTCGGACGTGGCTCAGAACAAGCCCGACGGGCGAACGCGGCAGCCGATCACGCGGCCCGCGCCGGCGCATCACCCTCACGCGGCTACGTCTACCTCCACCACGCCGTGGACGACCACTCCCGGCTGGCCTACTCCGAGATCCTCACCGACGAACGCAAGGAGACCGCGGCGGCCTTCTGGACGCGCGCCAACGCTCACTTCGCAGCGCACAGCATCACGGTCAAGGCCGTGCTCACCGACAACGGCTCCTGCTACCGGTCACGACTGTGGGCCAAGACCCTTGGCAAGAAGATCAAACACCGACGCACCCGCCCGTACCGTCCCCAGACCAACGGCAAGGTCGAGCGGTTCAACCGGACCCTGCTCGAGGAATGGGCCTACGCCTGCGCCTACCGCTCAGAGGCCGACCGCGCAGCGGCCTACCCGACCTGGCTGCACCACTACAATCACCACCGCGGCCACACCAGCCTCAACGGCAAGTCACCCATCGACCGCGTGCCCAACCTCCCCGGTCAGAACATCTAG
- a CDS encoding M48 family metalloprotease — protein MSIVLALLGYALLTVLTAPAVIRGRWSIGHPRCALAAWYAFFGTGLLASAASLVVAVVLASHRHATDAPWSDPTVLVLFAHLALAGLGAVIALVADRTEPMLHDEHATQHSLTGLAQALTYDVEHRHGVQVSYVRSHEAFVCAVPGRPARVLVSSAAAEALTRAELLTAVEHELAHLRGRHATVLRLANVNAACLPGVSAAQAMRRSTALLLELAADDAAARAHGAVATAGALRTMAGRTGDESMRLRAERLLNRPPRPRALTAIA, from the coding sequence GTGTCGATCGTCCTCGCGCTCCTCGGCTACGCGCTGCTCACCGTGCTGACCGCTCCGGCCGTCATCCGCGGCCGCTGGTCGATCGGCCATCCCCGCTGCGCGCTGGCCGCCTGGTACGCCTTCTTCGGCACCGGCCTGCTGGCCAGCGCGGCGAGCCTGGTCGTCGCGGTCGTGCTCGCGTCGCACCGGCACGCGACGGACGCGCCCTGGTCCGACCCGACGGTGCTCGTCCTCTTCGCCCATCTCGCCCTGGCGGGGCTCGGCGCGGTCATCGCGCTGGTCGCCGACCGCACCGAGCCGATGCTCCACGACGAGCACGCGACACAGCACAGCCTCACCGGCCTCGCCCAGGCCCTGACCTACGACGTCGAGCACCGGCACGGCGTCCAGGTCAGCTACGTGCGCTCGCACGAGGCGTTCGTCTGCGCCGTCCCCGGCCGGCCGGCCCGCGTCCTCGTCTCGTCGGCCGCCGCCGAGGCGCTCACCCGGGCGGAACTGCTCACGGCCGTCGAGCACGAGCTCGCCCACCTCCGCGGCCGGCACGCGACCGTGCTGCGCCTGGCCAACGTCAACGCCGCCTGCCTCCCCGGCGTGTCGGCCGCGCAGGCGATGCGGCGCTCGACCGCGCTCCTGCTCGAACTGGCCGCCGACGACGCCGCGGCCCGCGCCCACGGCGCCGTCGCCACGGCCGGCGCCCTGCGGACCATGGCCGGCCGCACCGGCGACGAGTCCATGCGGCTCCGGGCCGAGCGGCTCCTGAACCGGCCGCCCCGGCCGCGCGCCCTGACCGCCATCGCCTAG
- a CDS encoding BlaI/MecI/CopY family transcriptional regulator: MAGQRRRASGELELDVLRVLWSNDVALTAKEIQEVFAEPVPAYTTILTTLERLRAKGDVVRAGEGSRGFRFTAAHSESEHTSRVMLSQLATSTDRSAALLKFAGNLDARDVDLLRDALTPRRARRRSD; encoded by the coding sequence ATGGCCGGTCAGCGGCGCCGCGCCAGCGGCGAACTCGAACTCGACGTCCTGCGCGTGCTCTGGAGCAACGACGTCGCGCTCACCGCCAAGGAGATCCAGGAGGTCTTCGCCGAGCCGGTGCCGGCCTACACCACCATCCTCACCACGCTCGAGCGGCTGCGCGCCAAGGGCGACGTCGTCCGCGCGGGCGAGGGCAGCCGCGGGTTCCGCTTCACCGCGGCGCATTCGGAGTCCGAGCACACCAGCCGCGTCATGCTGAGCCAGCTGGCCACCTCCACCGATCGTTCCGCGGCGTTGCTGAAGTTCGCCGGCAACCTCGACGCCCGCGACGTCGACCTGCTCCGCGACGCCCTCACCCCGCGCCGCGCGCGGCGGCGTTCGGACTGA
- a CDS encoding cytochrome c oxidase assembly protein, with protein sequence MRQLNLEDRPATAAAPDVTGLRLSRRRAPLAAVAVLAAGVAGGPGIAAAVAQDAAVYASIHVDFPGTAVPVTTAVARLVADVAALIAVGGIVVALFLRPRRGGGRDRLSRGLTLTTVQVAALVWLSAAAVSVLAEAADAGGAPLSSAVLPGHLPYLVSFSDLPKAWILTALCAAVVAAGAFLARRWPGLLVPFGAGVLGMLAPVVVGQVLVGPDHDVGVDAAAIQVVLVAATFGPVLVLGLRAATSRVLEHETLRRAARLLATGLPLVLATELAVTWFKLAGSPLLGPGTGRLAVVRLAAVVVVGAALAAAWWWTRRGALTGRRLMWCLATAVVAVAGWLGAGVAMTRIPPPQYFVPTSYAQVFLGFDVDAPPSAAALVTAWRPNVLFAVLAAVAVLIYLLAVRRLRRRGDLWPVGRTAAWTAGWLVVVVVTSSGLGRYSGPSFSVHMGVHMALNMLAPVLLAMGGVTTLLLRAARPAGPRAAAGPHEWLTALLGSGLLRLAYHPLLVFVVFIGSYYGLYLTGLFGDAMRFHWAHQLMNLHFVVVGYLFFSLVVGVDRPPRPLPHLGRLGFVLAAMPFHAFFGVILMNSDTVIAEEYYRLLDLPWIGDLDGVQRTGGGIAWAGGEIPLLLVMSALGLQWARSDEREARRRDRHFDSGLDDDFDSYNEMLRRLGERAARDGKAHP encoded by the coding sequence GTGCGTCAGCTGAACCTGGAGGACCGGCCGGCGACGGCCGCGGCCCCGGACGTCACCGGGCTGCGGCTGTCCCGCCGCCGGGCGCCGCTCGCGGCGGTGGCGGTCCTCGCCGCCGGTGTCGCCGGCGGGCCGGGCATCGCGGCGGCCGTGGCTCAGGACGCGGCGGTCTACGCGTCGATCCATGTCGACTTCCCGGGGACGGCGGTGCCCGTCACGACCGCGGTGGCGCGCCTGGTGGCCGACGTCGCCGCGCTGATCGCCGTCGGCGGGATCGTCGTCGCGCTGTTCCTGCGGCCGCGCCGCGGCGGCGGGCGGGATCGGCTGTCGCGCGGGCTGACGCTGACGACGGTCCAGGTCGCGGCGCTGGTGTGGCTGTCCGCGGCGGCCGTGTCCGTGCTGGCCGAGGCGGCCGACGCCGGGGGAGCGCCGCTGTCCAGCGCGGTGCTGCCGGGACACCTGCCGTACCTGGTGTCGTTCTCCGACCTGCCCAAGGCGTGGATCCTGACCGCCCTGTGCGCGGCGGTGGTCGCGGCGGGCGCGTTCCTGGCGCGCCGCTGGCCGGGCCTGCTCGTGCCGTTCGGGGCGGGCGTGCTCGGCATGCTGGCCCCGGTGGTGGTCGGGCAGGTGCTGGTCGGGCCGGACCACGACGTCGGCGTGGACGCCGCGGCGATCCAGGTGGTGCTGGTGGCGGCGACATTCGGGCCGGTGCTGGTGCTCGGCCTGCGGGCCGCGACGAGCCGGGTGCTGGAACACGAGACGCTGCGCCGGGCCGCGCGGCTGCTGGCCACCGGGCTGCCCCTCGTCCTCGCCACGGAGCTGGCCGTGACGTGGTTCAAGCTCGCGGGCTCGCCACTGCTCGGGCCGGGCACCGGGCGGCTGGCCGTCGTGCGGCTGGCCGCGGTGGTCGTCGTCGGCGCCGCGCTGGCGGCGGCCTGGTGGTGGACGAGGCGCGGCGCGCTGACCGGCCGCCGCCTGATGTGGTGCCTCGCGACGGCGGTGGTGGCGGTGGCGGGCTGGCTCGGCGCCGGCGTCGCCATGACGCGCATCCCGCCGCCGCAGTACTTCGTGCCGACCTCGTACGCGCAGGTGTTCCTCGGGTTCGACGTCGACGCGCCGCCGTCGGCCGCCGCGCTGGTCACGGCCTGGCGGCCGAACGTCCTGTTCGCCGTCCTCGCCGCCGTGGCCGTCCTGATCTACCTGCTGGCGGTGCGGCGGCTGCGCCGGCGCGGCGACCTCTGGCCGGTGGGACGGACCGCCGCGTGGACGGCCGGCTGGCTGGTCGTGGTGGTGGTGACGTCGTCCGGGCTGGGCCGCTACTCCGGTCCGTCGTTCAGCGTGCACATGGGCGTGCACATGGCGTTGAACATGCTCGCGCCGGTGCTCCTGGCGATGGGCGGTGTGACGACGCTGCTGCTGCGCGCGGCCCGCCCGGCCGGCCCGCGGGCGGCCGCCGGCCCGCACGAGTGGCTGACGGCGCTGCTCGGATCAGGGCTGCTGCGGCTCGCGTACCACCCGTTGCTGGTGTTCGTGGTCTTCATCGGCTCGTACTACGGCCTCTACCTGACCGGGCTGTTCGGCGACGCGATGCGGTTCCACTGGGCGCACCAGCTGATGAACCTGCACTTCGTGGTGGTCGGCTACCTGTTCTTCAGCCTGGTGGTCGGCGTCGACCGGCCGCCGCGGCCGCTGCCGCACCTGGGCCGGCTCGGCTTCGTGCTGGCCGCCATGCCGTTCCACGCCTTCTTCGGCGTCATCCTCATGAACAGCGACACCGTCATCGCCGAGGAGTACTACCGCCTGCTCGACCTCCCGTGGATCGGCGACCTCGACGGCGTGCAGCGGACCGGGGGCGGCATCGCCTGGGCCGGCGGGGAGATCCCGCTGCTGCTGGTGATGTCGGCGCTGGGCCTGCAGTGGGCGCGCTCGGACGAACGCGAGGCGCGCCGCCGGGACCGTCACTTCGACAGCGGGCTCGACGACGACTTCGACTCCTACAACGAGATGCTGCGCCGGCTCGGCGAACGGGCCGCGCGCGACGGGAAGGCGCACCCGTGA